The Rhodohalobacter barkolensis genome includes the window GAATCAAGAAGTACATTGTGATTAAGGTTTTTGTTAGCCATATTTCTAATGCAATTGGAGACAATTTTCAATAACTCACTTTGGCTGGTTTTAAACAACGGATTAATAACACTATTAAGAGATTTGTATGCGTATAAAATATCACTGCCTATTTATAATCCTTCTCTTGTTGATCACTATACCGTTGAGCGTGTATGCACAGGACCAATCCCAAACAGAGACGACTGAGCAGGAAGATACTGCGGTTCCTGAACGCGTAGATGTTGCACCGGCAGCAGATGACTCCCAAATCCGCGATCGGCTTACCGGGATTTTAACTGCAACCGGGTGGTTCGAGAATCCACAGGTAGAGGTGAACGACGGCGTGGTTTTTTTCAGCGGGTCAACAAAAACCGACGATCATAAAAAATGGGCAGGAGACCTGGCCCGGAATACACAGGATGTAACCGCAGTAGTAAACAGAATTGAGGTTCTGGATCCGGATATTTGGGATTATCAGCCCGCCTATACCGGATTGCAGGAGTTATGGCGAAATATTATGAGTGCCATACCCTTTCTGATCTTCGGAATAGTGGTACTGGTTATTTTCTGGGGAATATCCGCACTGGTAGCAAAAGGTGCCCGAGCCTATTTAACTAATCGCGATATGAACGAGCTATTGCAGGATATTTCGGCAAAGGGTATCGCCATTTTTGTGTTTTTGCTGGGGATATACATCGTTTTTCATGTAGCGGATTTGACCAATGTAGCGCTCACCATATTGGGAGGTACGGGATTGCTGGGTATTGTTTTGGGGATCGCATTCCGGGATATCACAGAAAACTTCCTTGCCAGTATTTTCCTGAGCGTGCAAAACCCGTTTCACGCGGGTGATCATGTAGATATCAACGGGAACACAGGATTTGTGCAGCGGTTGACCATTCGGGCTACGTTATTAATGACGCTGGATGGCAACCATCTTCAAATTCCAAATTCTTTGGTCTACAAAAGCAGCATTCTCAATTATACAAGTAATCCAAAACAGCGATTTAGTTTTGTAATTGGCATTGGGTACGATGCCAGTGTTACATCCGCACAGGATCTGGCCACGAAAATATTTGAGGAGCATCCGGCCGTTTTGACGGAACCTGAGCCCCTGGTTTTAGTGGATAAACTGGCCTCCTCTACGATAAATCTGATGTTCTATGTTTGGGTGGACGGAAGTAAACATAATGTACTTAAGGTGAAATCATCCGTTCTGAGACAGATTAAAACAGCTTACATGGCAGCGGGTATTTCAATGCCTGATGATGCAAGAGAGCGAGTCTATCTGGATGGGGTAACGCTGCATCCTAAAAAAGGTACGGCAACGTCTGATCAGAAAAAACCTGAGAGTACACCTATTGCAGAGGATTCACAATTAATTACGAAGGCCGAGGGTCAGCTGGAAAGCAACGATGAGGAAATTCTGGAGCAGGCACGGACAGCAAGATCACCGGAAGAGGGAGAGGATTTGTTGAAGCCGAATAAGTCAGGTGAAACCATGTAATTTTCTGAATCAGAAATAAACACTTCGTTAGCAAAATAAATCACAAGAGGTAACTGACAGTCTTTTCCACCCGCTGACGCATAGCCCACTTCAAAGCATTTAGTGTGAATTACCTGCGACAGGAGAGTTGTTGGGGATTTTACGATTTTGATTCAGT containing:
- a CDS encoding mechanosensitive ion channel domain-containing protein, translating into MITIPLSVYAQDQSQTETTEQEDTAVPERVDVAPAADDSQIRDRLTGILTATGWFENPQVEVNDGVVFFSGSTKTDDHKKWAGDLARNTQDVTAVVNRIEVLDPDIWDYQPAYTGLQELWRNIMSAIPFLIFGIVVLVIFWGISALVAKGARAYLTNRDMNELLQDISAKGIAIFVFLLGIYIVFHVADLTNVALTILGGTGLLGIVLGIAFRDITENFLASIFLSVQNPFHAGDHVDINGNTGFVQRLTIRATLLMTLDGNHLQIPNSLVYKSSILNYTSNPKQRFSFVIGIGYDASVTSAQDLATKIFEEHPAVLTEPEPLVLVDKLASSTINLMFYVWVDGSKHNVLKVKSSVLRQIKTAYMAAGISMPDDARERVYLDGVTLHPKKGTATSDQKKPESTPIAEDSQLITKAEGQLESNDEEILEQARTARSPEEGEDLLKPNKSGETM